A segment of the Symmachiella macrocystis genome:
AGGTCAGTCCAAACCGACGGAACAGCTTCCCCGATCGACTCTGAATGTAATCCACGGTGCGGAGGAAATTGAGCGTAACTTCCTCTTCTAACCGGTCGAACGGTTTTCGTTTTTTGATTTCATTTTGGAGTTTGCTAGCCATAGTTTTCTCTTTCGCTGATTATTTTACGCGGAAATAGTCTTCATGTCAAGTATTTTTCTGGGTGTGGCTAGTCTTTTCGAATCGGTCGCCTTCACGATAAAGCGATAAGCCTTAGTCACTTTATTTTGCGCCGTTTCTTGATTACGTTCGGACAACTGCACGTTTGCCGGAACTGAACGCGATTCCCTGATTCTCCATAGAAACTCTCCATGCTCCGCATCACCGACCAAGGTCTTCTGTCGCGCGAACCGGGACGTGGGGCGTATATGCCCTCCATCTCACAGTTGAGTGATGGTTCGCTGATTGCCTGTCAGCATATCGGGCAGGAGTTGGCGTCGGCCGATAATGACATTGAGGTCCTCACGACGCCCGATGATGGGCAGACGTGGCAGAATCAAGGCAGCATTCATGGCGGTCCGCCTGATGACGGCTGGGCGTATCGCGGGCCGTATATCTATGAGGTGCCCGATGGGCGGCTGGTGCTGACGGCGACGCGGTTTGAGACTACCGACTCTGCCCTGTTTGACGCCCAGACCGAAGCACTGCAGCGGCCGGAGATGTTGTTGTACTGGTCCGAAGATCGTGGCGCAACATGGTCCGCGCCGCAGGTGGTCCCCGTCGATTTGCCGCCGGAGAAATACACCTGGAACGGCGCCGGACAATTCCAGCAGTTGTCGGCGACACGGTGGATGTATCCGCTGGAAACGTGGAAGCCCGAGGGGTACGACGGCGCACCGGATCAAAAGGCGGCAGCGGTCTTTTCCGCCGATGGCGGAAAAACCTGGGGCGAGTTCACCCCGTTCGCCGACGACCCGACCGGCGCGTTGTTGTATTGGGATCAAATGAACACGCGGTTGCCGGATGGGCGGGTCTATGTGATGTTGTGGACGCATCGTTATGGGACCTCCGAAGACATCGCTAATCATTGGGTGATTTCCGAAGACGAGGGCCGCACTTGGTCTGCTCCGGTCGCTACGAATCTGCGGGGACAAGTCTGTTGCCCCATCGCACTGGCCGATGGCCGGGTGGCGGCGATTTATAATTATCGCCACGATCCGCAGGGGGTCCGCATCGCCGTGAGCGAGGACCTAACGAATTTCGACGTCGATCGCGGAACGGTTCTGTTCGATGCCGGCGCTGAAGCAACCTTAGGGACGACGGAGCACGAAAACTTTCTAGCGGAGCATATGTTGATCGGCTTTGGCAAACCGGGAGGCATCCGATTGGCGGACGACACGCTGCTGACGTGGTATTGGTGTACAGCGGGCGGAGTCACCCATACGCGCTGGGCGCGATTGGCCGTGGTATGACATTAGAATTCGCAGGACGCAGCGTCTTGGTCACCGGGGCTTCGCGGGGCATTGGCCGTGCGACGGCACTTGCACTTGCGCGACAGGGT
Coding sequences within it:
- a CDS encoding sialidase family protein; this translates as MLRITDQGLLSREPGRGAYMPSISQLSDGSLIACQHIGQELASADNDIEVLTTPDDGQTWQNQGSIHGGPPDDGWAYRGPYIYEVPDGRLVLTATRFETTDSALFDAQTEALQRPEMLLYWSEDRGATWSAPQVVPVDLPPEKYTWNGAGQFQQLSATRWMYPLETWKPEGYDGAPDQKAAAVFSADGGKTWGEFTPFADDPTGALLYWDQMNTRLPDGRVYVMLWTHRYGTSEDIANHWVISEDEGRTWSAPVATNLRGQVCCPIALADGRVAAIYNYRHDPQGVRIAVSEDLTNFDVDRGTVLFDAGAEATLGTTEHENFLAEHMLIGFGKPGGIRLADDTLLTWYWCTAGGVTHTRWARLAVV